A genomic stretch from Thermonema lapsum includes:
- the cmk gene encoding (d)CMP kinase, with amino-acid sequence MKKIIIAIDGYSACGKSTTAKKVAAALNYRYIDSGAMYRAVTLYFLDQFVELTNPKAVEDALKNIEIDFRFNEKKGRSDTYLNGLNVEDEIRTMRVSQIVSQVSALPAVRRAMVAQQQRMGKQRGIVMDGRDIGTAVFPDAEVKVFMTADITIRAYRRQQELLEKGEMFDLDEIIENLKSRDYIDTHRSESPLVQAPDAYFLDTSFLTIDEQVEYVLQLATSKIIEKNKTTITTC; translated from the coding sequence ATGAAAAAGATAATCATAGCCATCGATGGATACTCAGCCTGTGGCAAAAGCACCACAGCCAAGAAGGTAGCGGCAGCGCTCAACTATCGTTACATTGACTCCGGAGCTATGTATCGGGCGGTTACGCTCTATTTCCTTGACCAATTCGTGGAATTGACCAATCCCAAAGCCGTAGAAGATGCACTTAAAAATATAGAAATAGACTTTCGTTTCAATGAAAAAAAGGGCAGAAGCGACACATATCTCAATGGACTGAATGTGGAGGATGAAATCCGCACGATGCGGGTGTCGCAGATAGTCAGCCAAGTGAGTGCCCTGCCGGCGGTGCGTCGCGCCATGGTGGCTCAACAACAACGGATGGGCAAGCAGCGCGGCATCGTCATGGATGGAAGGGATATTGGTACTGCGGTTTTCCCCGATGCCGAAGTAAAGGTGTTCATGACCGCTGACATAACCATAAGAGCATACCGCCGCCAACAGGAGTTGCTCGAGAAGGGGGAAATGTTCGACTTGGATGAAATCATAGAGAACCTCAAATCCAGAGATTATATTGACACTCACCGCTCTGAAAGCCCCTTGGTTCAAGCGCCCGATGCATATTTCCTCGATACTTCTTTTCTTACCATCGACGAGCAGGTGGAGTATGTGCTTCAGTTGGCTACTTCCAAAATCATAGAAAAAAACAAAACCACTATCACCACTTGTTGA
- a CDS encoding 4-hydroxy-3-methylbut-2-enyl diphosphate reductase, giving the protein MDIRIDKNSGYCFGVEYAIQMAEDALQEAEVVYCLGDIVHNDREVERLHAKGLRIIDREQLKDLHDCKVLIRAHGEPPETYEIALRNNIELIDASCPVVLKLQHRVKTAFDKSMEEGGQVVIYGKPGHAEVIGLTGQTQQKAIVVSCIEDLDQGVDFTKPITLFSQTTKPTAGFYALREAIEERLRANGLSPEEYLRVNDSICRQVSNREPQLRVFARQHDVILFVAGKKSSNGRSLFEVCRSENPHSYFIEDEAEIQEEWLEGARSVGICGATSTPMWLMERVARHLESMQTAHETEI; this is encoded by the coding sequence ATGGACATTCGCATAGATAAAAATTCCGGTTATTGCTTTGGGGTAGAGTATGCCATACAAATGGCAGAAGATGCATTGCAAGAGGCAGAGGTAGTGTATTGCTTGGGCGACATTGTGCATAATGACCGCGAGGTGGAGCGTTTGCATGCCAAGGGCTTGCGTATTATTGACCGTGAACAACTCAAAGACCTGCACGACTGCAAAGTGCTGATTCGTGCTCATGGAGAACCCCCCGAAACCTATGAAATAGCTCTGCGCAACAACATAGAATTGATTGACGCTTCTTGTCCGGTAGTGCTGAAGTTGCAGCACCGGGTGAAGACCGCCTTTGATAAAAGCATGGAAGAGGGCGGTCAAGTGGTGATTTACGGCAAACCGGGGCATGCCGAAGTCATAGGATTGACAGGGCAAACGCAGCAAAAAGCAATTGTGGTGTCTTGCATTGAAGACTTGGACCAGGGTGTTGACTTCACCAAGCCCATTACTTTATTCAGTCAAACGACTAAACCCACCGCAGGCTTTTATGCCTTGAGGGAAGCCATTGAAGAGCGTCTTCGTGCCAACGGTTTGTCGCCGGAAGAGTATTTACGTGTCAATGACAGCATTTGCCGGCAGGTATCGAACCGGGAGCCTCAATTGCGTGTGTTTGCCCGACAACATGATGTGATTCTTTTTGTAGCTGGCAAAAAAAGCTCCAATGGGCGCTCCCTGTTTGAAGTATGCCGCAGCGAAAATCCGCACAGCTATTTTATAGAAGATGAAGCAGAAATTCAAGAAGAATGGTTGGAGGGGGCTCGTAGTGTAGGTATTTGCGGCGCCACTTCTACCCCCATGTGGTTGATGGAACGCGTAGCCCGTCATCTTGAATCAATGCAAACTGCCCATGAAACAGAGATATAA
- a CDS encoding PP2C family protein-serine/threonine phosphatase: protein MSISIFWLVVFFIFASLLILWINVRYQSRLREREETIERYRQLVDEANDAIVVVDMLDSSLLWSNAAFHRLTQNKEGKYLYHFVPPELVDTLSRRIARTYEEGGLVFQDIPLMVGDNLLDVEFSGKVVPFEANRPAVTFYIRDIRERVRLTKQIELQNKKLLESIRYAQRIQIATLPSESLFKEMFPNSFILYKPKDIVCGDFYYYQQTRQYRYVIAADATGHGVPGALLSMLGITFLVQLLHEDANHTPAELLNLLRENIVQALSRSEEDKNQLRDGMDMAVIRVGGGSIVFAGAHNGALIIQRSEIHDFKGDRMPIGYVEQKMEESFTNHTIPLLGGEKVYIFSDGFADQFGGPKKQKLSSRRFKELLLEKAALPFDQQKQSLEVFFEQWRGNQAQIDDVLVMGFEV from the coding sequence ATGAGTATTTCTATTTTCTGGCTTGTTGTCTTTTTTATCTTTGCCTCGCTGCTTATCTTATGGATAAATGTTCGCTATCAGAGCCGCCTGCGCGAGAGAGAGGAAACCATCGAGCGGTACCGCCAGTTGGTCGATGAAGCAAATGATGCCATCGTGGTAGTAGATATGCTCGACAGCAGCTTGCTGTGGTCCAATGCTGCCTTCCATCGCTTGACGCAAAACAAAGAGGGAAAATATCTCTACCATTTTGTTCCACCCGAGTTGGTCGATACATTAAGCCGGCGCATTGCCCGCACTTATGAAGAAGGGGGGTTGGTATTTCAAGATATCCCCTTGATGGTAGGCGATAATTTGCTGGATGTAGAATTCAGCGGCAAGGTGGTGCCTTTCGAAGCCAATCGCCCTGCGGTTACATTCTATATACGCGACATACGTGAACGCGTACGTTTAACTAAACAAATAGAGCTGCAAAACAAGAAACTACTCGAAAGTATTCGCTACGCCCAGCGCATACAAATAGCCACGCTTCCCTCCGAAAGCTTATTCAAAGAGATGTTTCCCAACTCTTTCATTTTGTACAAGCCCAAAGACATTGTTTGTGGTGATTTTTATTATTACCAGCAAACTCGGCAATACCGCTACGTCATTGCTGCTGACGCCACAGGGCACGGCGTACCGGGCGCATTGCTTTCTATGCTGGGCATTACCTTCTTGGTGCAACTGCTGCACGAAGACGCCAACCATACTCCGGCAGAGTTGCTAAATTTGCTACGAGAAAATATTGTTCAGGCACTCAGCCGCTCCGAAGAGGATAAAAACCAGCTGCGCGACGGCATGGACATGGCTGTCATCAGAGTTGGGGGCGGCAGTATTGTCTTTGCTGGTGCACACAACGGCGCGCTCATCATTCAAAGGTCGGAAATACATGATTTCAAAGGCGACCGCATGCCCATCGGCTATGTGGAGCAAAAGATGGAAGAATCATTTACCAATCACACAATTCCTCTTCTGGGAGGCGAAAAGGTATATATCTTTTCTGACGGCTTTGCCGACCAATTTGGAGGACCTAAAAAACAAAAACTAAGCAGCAGACGATTCAAAGAACTACTGCTCGAAAAAGCTGCCCTTCCTTTTGACCAGCAAAAACAGTCTCTTGAGGTTTTCTTTGAGCAGTGGCGTGGCAACCAAGCCCAAATCGATGATGTACTGGTCATGGGGTTTGAGGTATAA
- a CDS encoding peroxiredoxin family protein, which translates to MKQFIFRFPFTITVILIILSGIAMYLVGNEFVALHVLGLSCTLAFGAALSETKYNPPLMYGITYVSCFIAGLLADLHLENTLPYYSISMLFWINSAMFRHVYLVRLGLLTHRWIEFTSWLIGAAFFLIAPASRDILEKGIFYFSNSISNWIYSHEAVLFNFSLFGMLMLGYAFFKHYYDYVQSKPYYANEGAMVGKEAPNFQLPDEEGRLVNLHRDYKGKKPVLLFFTRGDWCPYCHIMLRAYERAHALFNERGIEVLSINPDPEANNRYKKETLRLHYRLLYDPNLSTAELYGFFLPKVNPAAKAVSNLDRGVPLPAAILIDKQGIIRYISRSDKVDTLNPEFILKIVETL; encoded by the coding sequence ATGAAACAATTCATTTTTCGTTTCCCTTTTACAATCACCGTCATACTAATAATTTTATCGGGTATTGCCATGTATCTTGTCGGCAATGAGTTTGTCGCCCTCCATGTATTGGGGCTTAGCTGTACGCTTGCCTTTGGCGCCGCCCTTTCCGAGACTAAGTACAACCCTCCCCTAATGTATGGCATTACTTATGTCAGTTGCTTCATAGCCGGGCTTTTGGCAGATTTGCACCTCGAAAATACGCTACCTTATTACAGTATTTCCATGCTTTTTTGGATAAACTCTGCCATGTTTCGGCATGTGTATTTGGTGCGCTTAGGGCTGCTTACACACCGCTGGATAGAGTTTACCAGCTGGTTGATAGGTGCAGCTTTCTTTCTTATAGCACCTGCCTCCCGGGATATATTAGAAAAAGGCATCTTCTATTTCTCGAATTCAATAAGCAACTGGATATACAGCCATGAAGCTGTCTTATTCAACTTTAGCCTGTTCGGCATGCTCATGCTGGGTTATGCTTTTTTCAAACACTATTACGATTACGTGCAATCAAAGCCTTATTATGCAAACGAAGGGGCGATGGTAGGTAAAGAAGCGCCCAACTTTCAACTGCCCGACGAAGAAGGGCGATTGGTAAATTTGCATCGTGATTATAAGGGGAAAAAGCCAGTGCTGCTCTTTTTCACCCGTGGCGACTGGTGCCCCTACTGTCATATTATGCTGCGTGCCTATGAACGAGCGCACGCACTTTTCAACGAAAGAGGTATAGAGGTGCTTTCTATCAATCCCGACCCGGAAGCTAACAACCGTTACAAAAAAGAGACACTAAGACTTCACTATCGCCTGCTCTACGACCCGAATTTATCGACAGCTGAACTGTATGGTTTCTTTTTGCCCAAAGTAAACCCTGCTGCCAAGGCAGTAAGCAACTTAGACCGAGGAGTACCTTTGCCTGCTGCTATCTTGATAGACAAGCAGGGAATCATTCGCTATATTTCGCGTTCTGACAAGGTGGATACCCTGAATCCCGAATTCATCCTCAAAATTGTAGAAACCTTATGA
- a CDS encoding NRDE family protein gives MCLIVWAQDVHPQYKLIFLANRDEFYERPAQPAHEWQHPAGVIAGKDLQAGGTWLGIHPCKGIAALTNYRNPKLIKEQAPSRGVLPVQYFLSQQSSLNYLVRLHPKSTDYNGFNLLLFDGRDMMYYSNIERIIKKVDKGIHGLSNALLNTPWPKLERCKQALSRQIEQHNISLEALFAIMEDTWRPPDELLPDTGVPREWERALASPFICTSTYGTRLTSVILWDKHDRVQFVEKWHATPCQKPGIRTFEIKMHLYE, from the coding sequence ATGTGTTTGATTGTATGGGCACAAGACGTCCATCCTCAATATAAGCTGATTTTCTTGGCAAACAGAGATGAGTTTTATGAACGTCCGGCACAGCCTGCGCACGAGTGGCAGCATCCGGCGGGCGTAATTGCCGGTAAAGACTTGCAAGCTGGCGGCACTTGGCTGGGCATACACCCCTGCAAGGGAATAGCAGCACTCACCAATTATCGTAACCCTAAGCTTATCAAAGAGCAGGCACCTTCGCGGGGCGTCTTGCCTGTGCAATATTTCCTTTCTCAACAAAGCAGCCTCAACTATTTGGTACGCCTACACCCCAAATCAACCGACTATAATGGCTTCAACCTGCTTTTGTTTGATGGACGCGACATGATGTATTATTCCAACATAGAACGCATCATCAAAAAAGTAGATAAGGGAATACACGGCTTGAGCAATGCGCTGCTTAATACCCCTTGGCCCAAGTTGGAGCGATGTAAACAAGCCCTAAGCCGGCAAATAGAACAACATAATATTTCTCTTGAGGCTCTTTTTGCCATCATGGAAGACACTTGGCGCCCGCCCGATGAGCTGCTGCCAGATACAGGCGTGCCTCGGGAGTGGGAGCGAGCTTTAGCTTCGCCTTTTATATGCACTTCTACTTACGGCACACGTCTCACTTCTGTGATTCTCTGGGATAAGCACGACCGCGTGCAGTTTGTCGAGAAGTGGCACGCTACTCCGTGTCAAAAGCCGGGTATCCGAACATTTGAGATAAAAATGCACTTGTACGAATAG
- the fbp gene encoding class 1 fructose-bisphosphatase: MTQADKLTPSIGITLDRFIKQKQDEFPFATGELSQLLRDIALAGKIIHWEVNRAGLANITGSYGNYNVQGEEQQKLDVVANVRFIRALRNGGEVCGIISEEEDSFIDTGNHQGKYVVAIDPLDGSSNIDVNVSIGTIFSIYRRVSPVGSPPIIEDFLQPGNRQVAAGYIVYGSSTMLVYTTGKGVNGFTYEQSIGEFILSHPSIKVPQEGKIYSCNEGNLLDFSAGVQHFIEQCREQRLSARYIGSLVADFHRNLLKGGIFLYPSTQKAPNGKLRLLFECNPMAFLMEQAGGMATDGKRRILDIEPKEIHQRTPFFVGPQNLMERLNQCFQQEEVNA; this comes from the coding sequence ATGACCCAAGCAGACAAACTAACCCCTTCCATCGGCATCACCCTTGACCGTTTCATCAAACAAAAGCAAGATGAATTTCCCTTTGCTACGGGTGAGCTATCGCAGCTGCTGCGTGACATAGCCCTCGCCGGTAAAATCATTCACTGGGAAGTAAATCGTGCCGGTTTGGCAAACATTACGGGCAGCTATGGCAACTACAACGTACAGGGCGAAGAGCAGCAAAAGCTGGATGTAGTTGCCAATGTGCGCTTTATCCGTGCCCTTCGTAACGGCGGTGAAGTATGCGGCATCATATCGGAAGAAGAAGACAGTTTTATAGACACCGGTAACCATCAAGGCAAATATGTAGTTGCTATTGACCCACTGGACGGCTCTTCCAATATCGATGTGAATGTGTCCATAGGTACTATTTTCTCCATATACCGCCGAGTGAGCCCGGTGGGCAGCCCGCCCATCATAGAGGACTTCTTACAGCCGGGCAATCGGCAAGTAGCCGCCGGCTATATCGTTTACGGCTCATCTACCATGCTCGTTTACACTACCGGCAAAGGCGTAAATGGCTTCACCTACGAGCAATCTATAGGGGAGTTTATCTTATCGCATCCCAGTATTAAAGTCCCCCAAGAAGGCAAGATATATTCTTGCAACGAAGGCAACTTGCTTGACTTCTCTGCGGGGGTGCAACATTTCATAGAGCAATGCCGTGAACAGCGTCTTTCGGCACGCTACATAGGTTCTTTGGTAGCCGACTTTCATCGCAACCTACTGAAAGGGGGTATTTTCTTGTATCCCTCTACCCAAAAAGCCCCCAACGGGAAATTGCGCCTGTTGTTTGAATGTAACCCTATGGCATTTCTCATGGAGCAAGCCGGTGGTATGGCTACCGACGGCAAGCGGCGCATCTTGGACATAGAGCCTAAGGAGATACACCAACGCACCCCTTTCTTCGTTGGTCCTCAAAACCTAATGGAGCGCTTAAATCAATGCTTTCAACAAGAGGAAGTAAACGCATAA
- a CDS encoding co-chaperone GroES, with protein MILTKDNKLKNIIMVGDRVLIKPKVTQERTESGLYLPPGVQEKEKVQSGYVIKVGPGYPVPLPPDIEDEPWKEVDERVRYIPLQVKEGDFVLFLQKGAVEIQYEGERYYIVPQHSILMIERDEDLFN; from the coding sequence ATGATTCTGACAAAAGACAACAAGCTAAAAAACATCATCATGGTGGGCGACCGGGTGCTTATCAAACCCAAGGTCACTCAAGAACGCACCGAGAGTGGTCTGTATTTGCCACCCGGAGTGCAGGAAAAAGAAAAAGTACAAAGTGGCTATGTCATTAAAGTAGGTCCTGGCTATCCGGTGCCCCTACCCCCAGACATCGAAGACGAGCCATGGAAAGAAGTGGACGAACGTGTACGCTACATTCCACTGCAAGTAAAGGAAGGAGACTTTGTGCTCTTCTTACAAAAAGGTGCCGTGGAAATACAATATGAGGGCGAGCGTTATTATATCGTGCCACAGCATTCCATTCTCATGATTGAGCGCGACGAAGACCTCTTCAATTAA
- a CDS encoding chloride channel protein → MRKWRLRVRWLFRRFLQWRLQHISDRQLVIGVSVLLGLGVGLVASFLLFTTRWISSLLAEAPFGWMSSLYFIFPIIGILLVRTYVRLWFHGKFQKGMAYVLYGISKRKGDFEGYHRYAHVLTSAVTVGLGGSAGLEAPTVLTGASWGGFFARLFHLDSAYRVILAACGAAAGIAAVFGTPIGGVVFALEVLMANVHANFIVPLLISATASTLISKILVEHELLTPRGGLPLFDYVHLPFLVILGIFCGMVAAYFMWMSKKMTQWELRKKQYKDRLFLEEIFLLGALILFLPPLYGEGFEWLDAMINRHEMEYLQRSWWGQWLPPGWGIALLVFLVLLLKPLATWLTIASGGNGGAFAPTLFLGGTTGYLMAYLANHVLHFPVELPVVMFTLIGMAASMAAYFHAPLTAIFMIAELSGGYRYFVPLMLITAIAYATKVIFQPESPIQSEAQKIGAYLPADKDKAILNSIAIRQVLERDCVPVPYEGTLRELVDAITRSRRNIFPVVDKEGYLKGLILLDDVRGIIFKPEIYDKVLIADLVHAPPAVVDIRESMEEVMDKFDITGAWNLPVTEAGKYRGFLSKSNILSVYRKKLRWQIQHFG, encoded by the coding sequence TTGAGAAAGTGGCGTTTGCGCGTCCGTTGGCTGTTTCGTCGCTTTCTGCAATGGCGCTTGCAGCATATCAGCGACCGACAGCTGGTCATTGGCGTGAGCGTGCTTTTGGGGCTGGGGGTGGGTTTAGTAGCTTCTTTTTTGCTCTTTACCACGCGCTGGATTAGTAGCTTGTTGGCAGAGGCACCTTTCGGTTGGATGAGCTCGCTTTATTTTATTTTTCCCATCATCGGTATTTTATTGGTACGCACTTATGTGAGGCTGTGGTTTCATGGTAAATTTCAAAAGGGAATGGCTTATGTGCTGTATGGCATCAGCAAACGAAAGGGCGACTTTGAGGGCTATCACCGCTATGCTCATGTACTGACCAGCGCTGTGACCGTGGGCTTGGGGGGCTCGGCAGGATTGGAAGCGCCTACCGTATTGACAGGCGCAAGCTGGGGAGGCTTTTTCGCCCGACTGTTTCACTTAGACAGCGCCTATCGCGTCATATTGGCGGCTTGTGGTGCAGCTGCCGGCATTGCGGCGGTTTTCGGAACGCCTATCGGCGGGGTAGTTTTTGCCCTTGAGGTGCTGATGGCTAATGTGCATGCCAATTTTATAGTGCCCTTGCTCATCTCTGCCACTGCCAGCACGCTCATTTCTAAGATACTGGTAGAACACGAATTGTTGACGCCCCGCGGAGGGCTGCCCCTCTTCGATTATGTGCATCTCCCTTTTTTGGTAATTTTAGGGATTTTTTGTGGTATGGTGGCTGCCTATTTTATGTGGATGTCCAAAAAGATGACGCAATGGGAATTGCGCAAAAAGCAGTATAAAGACCGACTCTTCTTAGAAGAAATCTTTCTTTTGGGGGCTTTGATTCTGTTCTTACCACCCCTCTATGGTGAGGGCTTCGAATGGCTGGATGCCATGATTAACCGCCATGAAATGGAATATTTGCAACGCAGTTGGTGGGGGCAATGGCTGCCGCCCGGATGGGGTATTGCCCTGCTTGTGTTTTTGGTACTTTTGCTAAAGCCACTGGCTACCTGGTTGACCATTGCCTCGGGGGGAAATGGGGGGGCTTTTGCCCCCACGCTTTTTTTGGGAGGCACCACCGGTTACCTGATGGCTTATCTTGCCAATCATGTGTTGCATTTTCCGGTAGAACTGCCCGTTGTCATGTTCACACTCATAGGTATGGCTGCTTCTATGGCTGCGTATTTTCATGCCCCTTTGACAGCTATTTTCATGATAGCCGAGCTGAGTGGTGGTTACCGTTACTTCGTACCCTTGATGTTGATTACAGCCATTGCCTATGCTACTAAAGTCATTTTTCAGCCTGAGTCGCCTATACAGTCGGAAGCTCAAAAGATAGGAGCTTATTTGCCTGCCGATAAGGACAAAGCCATTTTGAATAGCATCGCTATCAGGCAAGTGCTGGAGCGAGACTGTGTGCCAGTGCCTTATGAGGGGACTCTGCGTGAGTTGGTTGATGCCATTACAAGAAGCCGTCGCAATATATTTCCGGTAGTCGATAAAGAAGGTTATTTGAAAGGGCTCATCTTGTTGGATGATGTGCGGGGCATCATATTTAAACCGGAAATCTACGACAAAGTGCTCATTGCTGACTTGGTGCATGCCCCACCGGCAGTCGTAGATATACGCGAAAGCATGGAGGAGGTGATGGATAAGTTTGATATTACCGGTGCATGGAATCTGCCAGTGACAGAAGCAGGCAAATACAGAGGTTTTTTATCCAAGTCCAATATTTTGTCGGTTTATCGCAAAAAACTGCGTTGGCAAATACAACATTTTGGGTAA